The following are encoded together in the Flavihumibacter fluvii genome:
- the idi gene encoding isopentenyl-diphosphate Delta-isomerase, which yields MVKENLYNTVVLVDEDDNETGTMDKMEAHRKAVLHRAFSVFIFNSAGDMLLQQRAINKYHSGGLWTNACCSHPFPGETAEQGAIRRLDEEMGFSVPIQKAFSFVYTAPFDNGLTEHEFDHVFIGEYEGKIIPNPAEVQDFCYRSLEEIEASLQSHPSRFTAWFHLAFPRVKEWKKQAALCIG from the coding sequence TTGGTTAAAGAGAATCTATATAATACTGTTGTGCTGGTAGATGAGGATGATAATGAAACCGGCACTATGGATAAAATGGAGGCGCATCGCAAGGCTGTTTTACACCGTGCGTTCAGCGTATTCATATTTAATTCCGCGGGTGATATGTTGTTGCAACAAAGGGCCATTAATAAATACCATAGCGGTGGATTATGGACCAATGCCTGTTGCAGCCATCCTTTTCCCGGCGAAACCGCTGAACAGGGAGCCATCCGCCGTCTTGATGAGGAAATGGGATTTTCGGTACCTATCCAGAAAGCTTTTTCATTTGTCTATACCGCACCTTTTGATAATGGGCTTACGGAGCATGAATTTGATCATGTGTTTATAGGGGAATATGAGGGAAAGATCATTCCGAATCCTGCCGAAGTCCAGGATTTTTGTTACCGGTCCCTGGAAGAAATTGAAGCATCTTTGCAGTCACATCCGTCGCGGTTTACAGCCTGGTTTCACCTGGCGTTTCCACGTGTGAAGGAATGGAAAAAACAAGCAGCACTATGTATTGGTTAA
- a CDS encoding sterol desaturase family protein → MYWLMYFGIILVTFLLMEGVTWLTHRFVMHGFLWYLHEDHHKKGPGFFEKNDWFFVIFAIPSIGMILLGTLRPEFWWLQAIGFGVMAYGFAYFMVHEIIIHQRFKYFTRSNNIYIRAIRWAHKMHHKHIGKEDGESFGMLMVHQKYWEKVKKDRENTHRKK, encoded by the coding sequence ATGTATTGGTTAATGTATTTCGGAATAATATTGGTTACTTTTTTGTTGATGGAAGGTGTAACCTGGCTCACGCACCGTTTTGTGATGCATGGATTTTTATGGTACCTGCATGAGGACCACCATAAGAAAGGTCCGGGTTTCTTTGAGAAGAATGACTGGTTCTTTGTCATCTTTGCCATACCGAGTATTGGCATGATTTTGCTGGGGACCCTGCGTCCCGAATTCTGGTGGTTGCAGGCCATAGGTTTTGGCGTAATGGCCTATGGGTTCGCGTATTTTATGGTGCATGAGATCATCATCCACCAAAGGTTCAAATATTTCACCAGGAGCAATAACATTTACATCAGGGCCATCCGCTGGGCGCATAAAATGCACCACAAACATATCGGGAAAGAAGACGGGGAGTCTTTTGGCATGCTGATGGTTCACCAGAAATACTGGGAGAAGGTTAAAAAAGACCGTGAAAACACCCATAGAAAAAAATAG
- a CDS encoding lycopene cyclase family protein yields the protein MKSSSLYQYKYYDYRYEYDYVFTGAGAAGLSLLVRMLKSGKFRDKTFLLVDKDRKDRNDRTWCYWEKGEGLFDEVVYKSWDKTWFHGPGFSKLYTIRPYRYKMIRGIDFYNHCLEYIKQQANVRILFEPIRQIENKERYARLVLENGEDYFAKAFLFNSILFEVPPKDEHTQTFLQHFKGWFIKTEAPAFDPDANTLMDFRVSQEHGATFVYTMPVDEHRALIEYTLFTEELLDPAAYEEGLHNYVRDFMKLDKYTITEKEFGVIPMTNHQFSPGEGRIVNIGTAGGQTKSSSGYTFQFIQKNSRAILQSLLTNGTPRIDPEHAGRFRFYDHVLLDVLTHKELTGAQIFTRLFKRNPAQRIFRFLDNDSWLPEELLLIGSLPTMPFLRAARRVI from the coding sequence ATGAAATCTTCCTCCCTTTACCAATACAAGTATTACGATTACCGCTATGAATACGATTATGTATTTACAGGAGCCGGTGCAGCAGGATTAAGCCTTCTTGTACGGATGTTAAAGAGCGGAAAATTCCGTGATAAGACCTTTTTGCTGGTCGATAAAGACCGTAAAGACCGGAACGACCGTACCTGGTGTTACTGGGAAAAAGGCGAAGGCCTTTTTGATGAAGTTGTTTACAAGAGCTGGGATAAGACCTGGTTCCATGGTCCGGGTTTTTCGAAGTTATACACCATCAGGCCCTACCGCTATAAAATGATCAGGGGCATCGATTTCTACAACCATTGCCTGGAATATATTAAACAGCAGGCGAATGTGCGCATTCTGTTTGAACCCATCAGGCAGATTGAAAACAAGGAACGCTATGCACGGCTGGTACTGGAGAACGGGGAAGACTATTTTGCGAAGGCTTTCCTGTTCAATTCCATTTTATTTGAAGTGCCGCCAAAAGATGAGCACACCCAAACATTCCTGCAGCATTTCAAGGGCTGGTTCATAAAAACAGAAGCACCTGCATTTGATCCGGATGCTAATACACTAATGGATTTCAGGGTGAGCCAGGAACATGGTGCGACTTTCGTGTATACCATGCCGGTTGATGAGCACAGGGCCCTTATCGAATACACGCTGTTTACGGAAGAATTGCTTGATCCGGCCGCCTATGAAGAAGGCCTGCATAATTATGTGCGTGATTTCATGAAGCTGGATAAGTATACAATTACCGAAAAAGAATTTGGCGTCATACCCATGACCAATCACCAGTTTTCTCCCGGTGAAGGCAGGATAGTTAATATCGGAACTGCCGGAGGACAAACCAAATCATCGAGCGGATATACTTTCCAGTTTATCCAGAAAAACAGCCGTGCTATCCTGCAATCATTACTCACCAATGGCACGCCAAGGATCGACCCTGAACATGCTGGGCGTTTTCGTTTTTATGACCATGTACTCTTAGATGTGCTGACCCATAAGGAACTCACCGGGGCCCAGATATTTACCCGGTTGTTTAAGCGCAATCCGGCACAGCGGATCTTCAGGTTCCTGGACAATGATTCCTGGTTGCCCGAAGAATTATTGCTGATCGGCAGTTTGCCCACAATGCCTTTTTTGCGCGCCGCGAGAAGGGTGATCTGA
- the cobC gene encoding alpha-ribazole phosphatase, producing the protein MDIYLIRHTKPAVAKGVCYGQSDLDVVETFHQEAAVIKNCLPGDIVKVYSSPLRRCRLLAEHLFIQPIHFHDDLMELHCGNWEMQHWDEIPREELKPWMDNFVEVKVPGGESYQDLFTRTVRRYESITSQERPAAIVAHGGVIRSILSHVSGTPLKDAFNRFPLFYGAVARINTLNGEVEILSNIEVKGEQHRPSDWVK; encoded by the coding sequence ATGGATATTTACCTGATCAGGCATACAAAGCCTGCTGTTGCAAAAGGGGTCTGTTATGGACAAAGCGACCTGGATGTTGTAGAGACCTTTCACCAGGAGGCCGCCGTCATTAAAAACTGTTTACCCGGTGATATTGTAAAAGTGTATTCCAGTCCACTTCGCCGTTGCCGCCTTCTCGCCGAGCATTTGTTTATACAACCCATACACTTCCATGATGACCTGATGGAATTACATTGCGGCAATTGGGAAATGCAACATTGGGATGAAATACCGCGGGAAGAACTGAAGCCATGGATGGATAATTTTGTGGAAGTAAAGGTCCCTGGCGGTGAAAGTTACCAGGACTTGTTTACCCGAACTGTTCGCCGGTATGAGTCGATTACCAGCCAGGAAAGACCAGCAGCGATAGTTGCCCATGGCGGGGTGATCAGGAGTATTTTATCGCATGTTAGCGGAACACCCCTGAAAGATGCCTTTAACCGGTTCCCGCTGTTTTATGGCGCTGTAGCAAGGATCAATACCCTGAATGGCGAAGTGGAAATATTATCCAATATTGAGGTAAAAGGCGAACAACACCGGCCAAGTGATTGGGTGAAGTGA
- a CDS encoding MarC family protein, which yields MPVNFDELLTVTFTLFAVIDILGSIPLLISLKSKMGMIHEGKATLISGALMILFLLVGEKFLNILGVDVRSFAVGGSIVIFILGLEMVLGIEFFKGSGDAKSGTVVPIAFPLIAGSGTLTTIISLKANYQTPTVAVAILLNLVFVYTVLRSLDYIERIIGANGLLAIRKFFGVILLAIAVKIFAANASGLIK from the coding sequence ATGCCTGTTAATTTCGATGAATTACTAACGGTAACCTTCACCCTGTTTGCGGTGATTGATATTCTTGGTTCCATTCCGTTGCTGATTTCCCTCAAATCAAAAATGGGAATGATCCACGAGGGAAAAGCCACCCTGATTTCCGGGGCCTTGATGATTTTGTTTTTATTGGTAGGAGAAAAATTCCTGAACATACTGGGTGTAGACGTCCGTTCTTTTGCAGTAGGAGGTTCCATAGTCATTTTTATCCTTGGACTGGAAATGGTACTGGGAATTGAATTCTTTAAAGGAAGCGGTGATGCGAAATCAGGCACGGTAGTTCCCATTGCGTTTCCGCTGATAGCCGGGTCGGGCACTTTGACTACGATCATTTCATTGAAGGCCAATTACCAGACCCCCACAGTTGCTGTTGCCATTTTATTAAACCTGGTATTTGTTTACACAGTACTTCGGTCACTTGATTATATTGAACGCATAATTGGTGCTAATGGATTACTGGCCATCCGTAAATTTTTTGGGGTAATCCTGCTGGCTATTGCGGTGAAAATATTTGCAGCGAATGCCAGCGGGCTGATTAAATAA
- a CDS encoding pseudouridine synthase: MEQGGHRYFVLHKPFNMVSQFVSPDAVNLLGDIDFDFPPGTHAIGRLDNHSEGLLLLTTNKKMTNLLFSSPVPHKRDYLVRVRNVVQPEELEPLRQGIGLPGSGGVDYMSKPCEVKLVEKPAWLADRPNEYRDDIPHSWLLISLYEGKFHQVRKMVGAIRHPCQRLIRVAIEDLTLGDLPAGGVRELPEAEIFRLLKISP, from the coding sequence ATGGAGCAGGGCGGACACCGGTATTTTGTATTACATAAGCCATTTAATATGGTCTCACAGTTTGTGAGTCCGGATGCCGTGAACCTCCTCGGCGATATAGATTTCGATTTTCCGCCCGGTACCCATGCTATTGGCCGGCTCGATAACCATTCGGAGGGGCTCCTTTTACTCACCACCAATAAGAAGATGACGAACCTGTTATTTTCATCACCTGTACCGCATAAACGCGATTACCTGGTGAGGGTGCGTAATGTGGTCCAACCGGAAGAATTGGAACCCTTAAGGCAGGGAATTGGATTGCCGGGCAGCGGAGGGGTGGATTATATGTCCAAGCCCTGTGAAGTAAAGCTGGTCGAGAAGCCAGCCTGGCTGGCCGACCGGCCCAATGAATACCGCGACGATATTCCGCATTCATGGCTCCTGATATCCTTGTATGAAGGAAAATTCCACCAGGTGCGTAAAATGGTGGGGGCCATCCGCCATCCCTGCCAAAGGCTGATCAGGGTAGCCATTGAAGACCTCACCCTGGGTGACCTGCCCGCAGGAGGCGTTCGCGAACTGCCTGAAGCGGAAATATTCCGGCTACTTAAAATAAGCCCGTAA
- a CDS encoding class II fructose-bisphosphate aldolase, whose product MYHHCYGKYAIAAVNVFTMEQVHGLFAAAQKFEAPVIVQITPAARNYAHPIMLMAMVKAAAAIYPDVVYAIHLDHGIESHVFDAIEQGYTSVMIDASHDPFEQNIARTKAVVEKAHPRGLVVEAELGLLSGVEDDLDIEDHDAFYTNPLQAKEFVKRTGCDSLAVAVGTSHGAYKFSGGQGIQFHILEKIQQELPAYPLVLHGSSLVDKHEVAMINQYGGNLKEDAAGVTDAELQKSIQYGICKVNIATDLRLLWTRVHRAFFAQTPELFDPVVPGKKYMEAYQEFMGKRFEVLGATGNSVAIKSIYYAQK is encoded by the coding sequence TTGTACCATCATTGTTATGGTAAGTATGCCATTGCCGCGGTAAATGTTTTTACGATGGAACAGGTGCATGGCCTGTTTGCAGCCGCGCAAAAGTTTGAGGCGCCGGTTATCGTGCAAATCACCCCGGCTGCCCGCAATTATGCGCATCCGATTATGCTGATGGCCATGGTTAAGGCAGCAGCAGCAATATATCCCGATGTTGTATATGCGATTCACCTCGATCACGGAATAGAGTCCCATGTATTCGATGCGATAGAACAAGGATATACATCAGTGATGATAGACGCTTCCCATGATCCATTTGAACAGAATATTGCCCGGACAAAAGCGGTGGTGGAAAAAGCGCATCCCCGCGGGTTAGTGGTTGAAGCCGAGCTTGGCCTGCTGAGTGGGGTGGAGGATGACCTGGATATAGAAGACCACGATGCATTTTATACAAATCCCCTGCAGGCAAAGGAATTTGTTAAACGCACTGGTTGTGATAGCCTGGCAGTAGCCGTAGGCACCAGTCACGGTGCCTATAAGTTCAGCGGCGGGCAGGGTATCCAATTCCATATCCTTGAAAAAATCCAGCAGGAATTACCCGCTTACCCATTGGTGTTACATGGAAGTTCATTGGTGGACAAACACGAGGTGGCCATGATCAACCAGTATGGCGGCAATTTAAAGGAAGATGCTGCGGGTGTTACAGATGCCGAATTGCAAAAGTCTATCCAATATGGAATTTGTAAAGTAAATATAGCAACAGATCTGCGCTTACTGTGGACGAGGGTGCACCGGGCTTTTTTTGCCCAGACACCAGAATTGTTTGATCCCGTTGTACCTGGAAAAAAATATATGGAGGCTTACCAGGAATTCATGGGTAAACGCTTTGAGGTTTTAGGTGCAACCGGCAATTCAGTAGCGATTAAATCCATTTATTATGCACAAAAGTAA
- the iolB gene encoding 5-deoxy-glucuronate isomerase, which produces MHKSKKYPLVSEGIKGFGVYQQVLAKDAGWQFLNMEARLMRKGEEWKGETGDNEYAIILLSGNYSVVTDKGSWQTTNGRKDVFSGIAHTLYLPRHSTFTLTATSEVLDISYGWVASDMDFPARFKTPEEAVIEIRGGDNATRQINSLVEPGFGCQRIIAVEVYTPSGNWSSFPAHKHDDRKVDAEGNVLEANLVETYFYKIDKPEGFAIQQVYNDDRSLDEIMKVKTNDVVLVPKGYHPVVAEHGYNCYYLNFLAGSDQSLANTPDPDQAWIFNSWKGKDPRIPLVTAAMNVPS; this is translated from the coding sequence ATGCACAAAAGTAAAAAGTACCCGCTGGTCAGCGAAGGCATTAAAGGCTTTGGGGTATACCAACAGGTTCTGGCCAAAGATGCCGGATGGCAATTCCTGAATATGGAAGCCCGGTTAATGCGAAAGGGCGAAGAGTGGAAAGGAGAAACCGGCGATAATGAATACGCCATTATATTATTAAGTGGTAACTATTCGGTGGTAACCGATAAGGGAAGCTGGCAAACAACAAATGGCCGAAAAGACGTGTTTAGCGGCATTGCACATACGTTGTACCTGCCCCGGCATAGCACATTTACACTTACTGCTACCAGTGAGGTCCTTGATATTTCCTATGGATGGGTGGCCAGTGATATGGATTTTCCTGCCCGGTTCAAGACTCCCGAAGAAGCCGTCATTGAGATACGCGGGGGAGATAACGCAACAAGGCAGATCAACAGCCTTGTAGAGCCGGGTTTTGGCTGCCAGCGAATTATTGCGGTGGAAGTATATACGCCCTCGGGTAACTGGAGTTCCTTTCCGGCGCACAAACACGATGATAGAAAAGTTGACGCCGAAGGAAATGTATTAGAGGCCAACCTGGTAGAGACCTATTTTTATAAAATTGATAAGCCCGAAGGATTTGCCATCCAGCAGGTGTACAACGATGACCGAAGCCTGGATGAAATTATGAAAGTGAAAACGAATGATGTGGTGCTGGTGCCAAAAGGGTATCACCCTGTAGTTGCTGAGCATGGTTACAATTGTTATTACCTGAATTTTTTAGCGGGAAGTGACCAGTCCCTGGCCAATACACCCGACCCGGACCAGGCTTGGATTTTTAATTCCTGGAAAGGAAAGGATCCCCGTATTCCACTGGTTACAGCTGCAATGAATGTTCCTTCCTGA
- the iolC gene encoding 5-dehydro-2-deoxygluconokinase: MDILTIGRSSIDLYSQDIGADFVDITGFNAFVGGSPLNIAVGTQRLGLQAALLTAVGNDKIGDFILHFLQKEKVSTAFIPTIPGARTSAVVLGIEPPDRFPLVYYRENAADSQITIDHVNAAGIKNFKLVEISGTALNMEPSRSAVFFAVEQAVEQGVQVVLDIDFRADQWQDIRSFGLMVRAILPKVDIAIGTEEEILAATLVDISSVAIAHQQISAPEVKGDLDSAIQKILDTGVKVLVVKKGANGVTIYRKDAAPVDVPGFPVEVLNVLGAGDAFASGFIYGHLQGWDLYKACRMGNASGAWVVQKPGCANDMPTLQEVMALIESRGGF, encoded by the coding sequence ATGGATATTTTAACTATTGGCCGGTCTTCCATTGATCTTTATTCCCAGGATATTGGCGCCGATTTTGTGGACATCACCGGCTTCAATGCATTTGTAGGGGGATCCCCATTAAATATTGCTGTTGGCACACAGCGCCTGGGCCTGCAGGCTGCATTACTCACCGCTGTTGGTAATGATAAAATCGGAGATTTCATCCTGCATTTTTTACAGAAGGAAAAAGTAAGTACGGCCTTCATTCCAACGATACCGGGTGCCCGGACAAGTGCGGTGGTGTTGGGTATTGAACCCCCCGACCGGTTCCCACTGGTGTATTATCGTGAAAATGCTGCTGATAGCCAGATAACCATTGACCATGTAAACGCTGCCGGAATAAAGAATTTTAAACTGGTTGAAATATCCGGTACTGCGCTGAATATGGAGCCTTCGCGCAGCGCGGTTTTTTTTGCTGTTGAACAAGCTGTTGAGCAAGGTGTTCAGGTGGTCCTGGATATCGATTTCAGGGCCGACCAGTGGCAGGATATCAGGTCATTCGGGTTGATGGTCCGCGCAATATTGCCAAAAGTTGATATTGCCATCGGCACTGAAGAAGAAATACTGGCTGCTACTTTGGTGGATATTTCTTCTGTAGCCATTGCGCACCAGCAAATTTCAGCCCCTGAAGTAAAAGGCGACCTGGATTCCGCTATCCAAAAGATACTGGATACAGGGGTAAAAGTGTTGGTGGTAAAAAAAGGTGCGAATGGCGTAACGATTTACCGGAAAGATGCAGCACCGGTTGATGTACCTGGTTTTCCTGTTGAAGTATTAAATGTGTTAGGCGCCGGTGATGCATTTGCAAGTGGGTTTATATATGGCCATTTGCAGGGCTGGGACCTGTATAAAGCCTGTCGCATGGGGAATGCCAGCGGTGCATGGGTGGTGCAAAAACCTGGGTGCGCCAATGATATGCCCACCTTGCAGGAAGTGATGGCATTAATAGAATCAAGAGGTGGATTTTGA
- the iolD gene encoding 3D-(3,5/4)-trihydroxycyclohexane-1,2-dione acylhydrolase (decyclizing), with amino-acid sequence MATKTKRLTTAQATILFLQNQYVSRDGKEQPFFGGCFGIFGHGNVAGIGQALAQYPSFKYYQSRNEQAMVHTAIAYAKTKNRLGALACTTSIGPGATNMITGAATATINRIPVLLLPGDIFANRQVAPVLQQLESNSSQDISVNDCFKPVSKYWDRINRPEQLISALPEAMRVLTSPVETGAVTICMPQDVQAEAYDYPVSFFEKRVWPVQRLRPDKQSILQAITAIKNAKKPIIIAGGGVLYSEATPELKKLVNATGIPVAETFAGKGSLRYDEPQNLGAAGVTGTPGAIAMAAAADVVIGIGTRYTDFTSISEAAFQNKSVQFVNINVAEFDAFKNSAIPVVGDAKEVLKELITLLKDYKVPVGYRNQVEKYNKQWDKQVESVYQYRHGVPMSQGEIIGAVNDASAEKDMVLCAAGSLPGDLHKLWRTRNPKGFHLEYGYSCMGYEIAGGLGAKMADPSREVYVMVGDGSYLMLAQEIITAIQEGIKLTIILINNNGYASIGGLSTSLGTEGFGTKYLYRNPKTGQLNGDYLPVDLAANAASMGATVIKAEDFTALKSALEEAKKIKNTTVIYVEADRNHRVGGYAWWEVPVAQVSTSKKVQEALAKLTKNKTTQKSY; translated from the coding sequence ATGGCCACTAAAACGAAACGGTTAACCACTGCGCAGGCAACAATATTATTTCTGCAAAACCAATATGTGTCACGGGATGGAAAAGAACAGCCATTCTTTGGCGGTTGCTTTGGCATATTCGGACATGGCAATGTCGCCGGGATTGGGCAAGCCCTTGCGCAGTATCCTTCTTTTAAATATTATCAAAGCCGGAATGAGCAGGCAATGGTACATACTGCTATTGCATATGCTAAAACAAAGAACCGGCTCGGTGCTTTAGCCTGCACCACATCAATTGGTCCGGGTGCAACAAATATGATCACCGGAGCAGCAACGGCAACCATCAACCGAATTCCGGTTTTATTGTTGCCGGGCGATATTTTTGCTAACCGGCAGGTTGCACCAGTTTTACAGCAACTGGAGAGCAATTCATCACAGGATATTTCGGTGAATGATTGTTTTAAGCCGGTATCAAAATACTGGGACCGGATCAATCGCCCGGAACAACTCATTTCTGCATTGCCCGAAGCGATGCGGGTACTGACCTCACCAGTAGAAACCGGGGCGGTAACCATTTGCATGCCGCAGGATGTGCAGGCCGAGGCCTATGACTATCCTGTCAGCTTTTTTGAAAAAAGGGTATGGCCTGTTCAACGACTTCGTCCGGATAAGCAATCCATACTCCAGGCAATCACCGCTATTAAAAATGCCAAAAAGCCAATTATCATTGCCGGTGGTGGTGTGCTTTACAGTGAAGCAACCCCGGAGTTGAAAAAACTGGTAAATGCAACGGGGATTCCGGTTGCCGAAACCTTTGCCGGGAAAGGAAGCCTTCGCTATGATGAGCCACAGAACCTGGGCGCAGCGGGTGTAACAGGCACTCCGGGTGCAATAGCCATGGCAGCAGCTGCCGATGTGGTGATCGGTATAGGAACGCGGTATACAGATTTCACGTCGATCTCAGAAGCTGCATTTCAAAACAAGTCGGTGCAATTTGTGAATATTAATGTTGCAGAGTTTGATGCGTTTAAAAATTCTGCGATCCCGGTTGTGGGTGACGCGAAAGAGGTATTGAAGGAATTGATCACTTTGCTCAAGGATTACAAGGTACCTGTTGGCTATCGTAACCAGGTGGAGAAATACAATAAACAGTGGGACAAGCAGGTGGAATCTGTTTACCAGTACAGGCATGGTGTTCCCATGAGCCAGGGTGAAATAATTGGCGCTGTAAATGACGCAAGTGCGGAAAAGGATATGGTGCTATGTGCTGCGGGAAGTTTGCCCGGAGACCTGCATAAACTTTGGAGGACGCGCAATCCCAAGGGTTTTCACCTGGAGTATGGTTATTCCTGCATGGGTTATGAAATAGCAGGCGGGCTTGGCGCAAAAATGGCTGACCCATCCCGGGAAGTGTATGTTATGGTGGGTGATGGCAGCTACCTGATGCTGGCACAGGAAATTATTACCGCCATCCAGGAAGGAATTAAGCTAACGATAATACTCATCAACAATAATGGATATGCCAGTATTGGTGGTTTGTCGACCTCGCTGGGAACTGAAGGATTTGGAACAAAATACCTGTACAGGAACCCGAAAACGGGGCAGCTAAATGGTGACTACCTACCAGTTGATTTAGCGGCCAATGCTGCCAGTATGGGCGCAACAGTAATAAAGGCGGAAGATTTTACCGCTTTGAAATCGGCACTGGAAGAAGCAAAAAAGATAAAAAATACCACGGTGATTTATGTGGAAGCCGATCGTAACCATCGGGTGGGTGGTTATGCCTGGTGGGAAGTTCCTGTGGCACAGGTATCTACCAGTAAAAAAGTACAGGAAGCATTGGCAAAGCTGACAAAAAACAAAACCACGCAGAAAAGTTATTAG
- a CDS encoding CoA-acylating methylmalonate-semialdehyde dehydrogenase, whose amino-acid sequence MKALQNYINGQWVDSNCSATINVVNPATQEVLAKVPFGDDTRKDIDAAVAAAHQAYLEWKNVPVLRRIQPLFKLKQLLEENREEISRLITLECGKTLAESNGEIQRAIENVEVACGTPMLMQSEFLENVATGIDEFVIRQPLGVTACIAPFNFPAMISFWFLPYAIATGNSMVVKPSEKVPLTMMKIFEILNQLDLPKGVINMVHGGKASVDGLLENPGVKSISFVGSTAVAKYIYATGTANGKRVQAQGGAKNPVVILPDADIDITTQIITDSVYGCAGQRCLAASVVITVEDSGKIKESLYESAKARSVGYGMEAGIDMGPVISHESKSRIESLIDKGVAEGGSVLLDGRNKKVSGFEQGNFISPTILENLSLTGELIKTEIFGPVMSLLHMKTVDEAIAFINKGTYGNMACLFTSSGSSARKFRNEVMAGNVGINIGIAAPMAQFPFSGWKDSFFGDLHGQGKHAIEFFTQTKVVVERWPKEWARKF is encoded by the coding sequence ATGAAAGCATTACAGAATTATATCAACGGGCAATGGGTGGACAGTAACTGTTCCGCTACCATCAATGTTGTAAATCCAGCCACGCAGGAAGTGCTGGCGAAGGTGCCCTTTGGTGATGATACAAGAAAAGATATTGATGCTGCAGTGGCTGCAGCACACCAGGCTTACCTTGAGTGGAAGAACGTCCCCGTACTGCGCAGGATACAGCCGCTCTTTAAATTAAAACAATTACTGGAAGAGAATCGCGAAGAAATCAGCCGGCTGATCACCCTGGAATGTGGCAAAACCCTGGCCGAGTCGAATGGTGAAATACAAAGGGCCATAGAGAATGTGGAAGTGGCTTGCGGCACACCGATGTTGATGCAAAGTGAATTCCTTGAAAATGTGGCAACCGGGATCGATGAGTTCGTCATTCGCCAGCCGCTGGGTGTTACAGCCTGTATAGCGCCATTTAATTTTCCGGCGATGATCAGTTTTTGGTTTTTACCCTATGCCATCGCGACGGGAAACAGTATGGTGGTGAAACCATCTGAAAAAGTACCGTTGACCATGATGAAAATTTTCGAAATATTAAACCAGTTGGATTTACCAAAGGGGGTAATTAATATGGTGCATGGAGGAAAAGCATCAGTAGACGGGCTATTGGAAAATCCCGGTGTAAAATCGATCAGTTTTGTAGGCAGCACAGCCGTTGCAAAATACATTTATGCAACGGGCACAGCCAATGGGAAAAGGGTCCAGGCGCAGGGCGGCGCTAAAAACCCGGTAGTGATCTTGCCTGATGCAGACATAGACATCACCACCCAGATTATTACGGACAGTGTGTATGGTTGTGCGGGCCAGCGTTGTCTTGCTGCATCTGTTGTAATTACGGTAGAGGATAGCGGTAAGATCAAGGAATCCCTTTATGAATCTGCAAAAGCCAGGTCAGTCGGTTATGGCATGGAAGCGGGAATAGATATGGGTCCGGTCATCAGTCATGAAAGTAAATCAAGGATTGAAAGCCTGATTGATAAAGGTGTTGCGGAAGGGGGTTCTGTTTTATTAGATGGCAGGAATAAAAAAGTATCCGGATTTGAACAGGGAAATTTTATTAGTCCTACAATTTTAGAAAACCTTTCACTGACCGGTGAGCTGATTAAAACAGAAATTTTCGGCCCGGTGATGAGCCTTTTGCACATGAAGACAGTGGATGAAGCCATTGCCTTTATAAATAAAGGGACATATGGTAATATGGCCTGTCTTTTTACCAGCAGTGGTAGTAGTGCCCGGAAATTCCGCAATGAGGTTATGGCCGGCAATGTTGGGATCAACATTGGTATAGCCGCTCCAATGGCACAATTTCCGTTTAGCGGATGGAAGGATAGTTTCTTTGGCGACCTGCATGGACAAGGTAAGCACGCCATTGAATTTTTTACACAAACAAAAGTTGTAGTGGAACGCTGGCCAAAGGAATGGGCAAGGAAATTCTAA